The segment tttactgcaaactacctcgatacaaaatgtgactaaactttacaatttagtcctttactttttcttttccccgatctactcccgaatttcgctcttcttgatctataatagaaaatttaacttatttaatattcaaatttatcaaaacagtcatttactcaaactttggaaaaattacatttttgcccctaaacttttgcatatttacactttttccccaaatctcgtaaattaaacttcagcctattttcttaagttttatgacatactgatcgtttttcccttctatagaaaaatcaaattcttactctaacatatacttatgactattaggtatttttactgattaagcccttttactcgtttttacttgaaaccgagtagcacaagttgtctaacataatctaagacctcatattctatcataaaacatcaaaataaacacttttcacctatgggtatttttccaaatatgaaccctaacttaaattattgctagcataagctttatcgagctactaggactccgaaaacgtaaagaacattaaaaacggggcttggaatcacttactatggagcttgaaagcttgaaacaaaccctagctatggataacccttgacatttcgtgctaatgaagaagatgatgaattttgtgttatttttccctttttatttcatttcatatccaaatgaccaaaatgcccttccttattaaactttcaaaaattccatccatgtcctattttttccatgaacttagaaattggtcaaatttttatttaaaccctcctaattaatattccaaagcaatttcatactaaaaacttctagaatgcaagttttgcgaattattcgatttagtccctaatctcaacttaagcactttatgcatagaatttcatcacgaaattttcacacaatcatgcaatcatatcatgaacctcaaaataataataaaataaatttttctacctcagatttgtggtttcgcaaccactgttccgtttaggccctatttcgagatgttacaagcAATAACTCCAGACTCAAAATATCATCTTAGAAGGCATTGGGATGTTTGCGAAAGAAATTTAAGGCAATTGGATTCGTCAATTGGGTTTTGTTGGGTCATCAAAGATTGAAGATTGTTATCGGATGAGGAAGCGTAGAGAGGAACCAAAGGAAAATCAAAGTGGAAGTGCTCATTGAATGTATTAGGCGGAACAGATATATTGTAAGACATTTGAGAACCCAATTGGCTATGTTAAAAGAAAGATAGTTTCTTAGCTGTGGCATCTACAAAGCAAACACCATCTAGTTTTTGGCTAGTGAACATAagcttttaaaaattttcattaaagTGAATTCATTGTTGTAGTATCACATAGATATCTACCACACAAATGCAAGGCAGTATTAGATCATCACAGATTATTTTATGAGCAGTAAAAACACAACAGCAGGTTACAATGTTTCTCTTTTAAGCATAATCCTTGCCAAAGTACCAAAGATGGAAAGGATAAAACCTTTAATATGAAGCAAAACAGTAGTTGCAGAGATGTTGAGAAGCTCGAATTTGAAGAAAAACAGGATGCCCagctgaaaaaaaaaagtgaaaaaatgtgaacatcatttcataattatttcaaaaATGAAAGAGAAGAAGAGATGCAAAAAATAAAACTCACCACCGGTGGAGAATAGGAACAAAGCAGAGAAGAAAGAGTAAAGTTCAAAGAAGAAAGAGTAAAGGCAAAGAAGCAGGTTAAAATAGGAAATACAAGCCAAAGAAGCACTTTTGGCTGAAAAAAGCCAAATTTTTCTGCTTCTCCATCTGTGCAAAAGcacttttttaaagttaaaatttttttacaCTGATGCTTGTTCTGCAATGCTTTTAGGTAAAAAGTGCTTTTTTGAACAAAAGCTCATTACAAACGGGGAGAAGAACGCAACCTAAGTTGTCTGCTTTGACACAGtcgtcattttaaaattttaaattaagcttgtaattgggcttaatttttattaagttAATCTTGTAGGATCGTAGGAAAAACCCTAACTTTAAAAGAAAGAAATGTAGCCTCCTTTTGTAATATGAATCAACCCTGAAGGAAATTTTCATCGCTGTATTAGATGAATTTCGATAGCGAAACCTTATGAATTCCAATATCTTAATAACTTTGATTCTTGATTCAACTATTCAAGTTAATATCTTTTGCATGTAGTGATAATATTTTAAATCTTGTTTGAACACTTTTATTCTACTACCAGCAATTAAATATATGTCACTctctaaacaaaaataaaatggatATGAATGTCTAAAGATTCTTGATGATCCCCCTTCGATTTCACTGTAGGTAGTCAAAAACTAAAATTGAATAATATGCTCATCTCAAATAGAAATGTCATAAGAATGAAAGAAGAGATACATACAATCTTCATGTAAATATGCCAAACCCTTAGCAGCTCCAATAGCAATCTTGACTCTTTTGGCCCATTCAAGCACCGACAGTCCCGAATCTGATGGACAATAAAtttgaattaatatttttagtattaatTAATATAGAAGACATGATTAGGGTTGAGAGCTAATAAATTTGGATTCGCCCGAAAAACTGAACTTACCATGCAAATGACGTTCAAGGTTGCTATTTGAAACAAATTCATAGATTAGCAATCTATGATTGTTAGCAATACAATATCCAACCAAAGAGACCAAATGCTGATGATGAACGCGACTAATAATCTCAACTTCAGCTCGGAACTCTCGCTCCCCTTGTCCACTACCGATCTTCAACTGCTTAACTGCCACGATTTTACCGCCCAGCAGCTGGCCTTTATAAACACAACCAACCCACCTTCGCCGATCAAATTTTGTTGAGCAAATCCATTGGTCATTTCCATCATCTCGTCATAGCTAAAAGATGTCTTAGAAGGAGATATAATACCCGAACCTGGAGAAGTATGATTTTGTCCTTTTCGACTATCCCAACTGTGCTGAGAATTACTAAGGGCATTCTCGTTTTGGGTTGGATGTCCTTTAGTCACATCTGCATATCTAacataaaatgttaaaaaaaaaaaaaagagtttaaaGCTTATTGGATGATGTTTTTCCTTCAAACAACCAAAAACTCGATTTTTACCTAATGTCACCGAAATGTTAGCTGGTGGTGCCACGAAATTAGTAGAGTGACTTTTTTGTTTCGTCTTTCTTCTGTCTCGAATAAATGAAAAGGCAATGAATGCAATGACAACAATAGACGCTATTGCCACACCAATCACAATTCCATAACTAGGATGTCTTAAATCAATGGTGCGTTGTCTATTATTAGTGCTTTCTGAATTGTTATTGGAAGATCCTCCAACTGGGTTAGAAGGACTAATGGGCGAGCTCGGTGAAGGCGGAACTACTGCCGTTTTAGGAGAAAAAGCAGGCATTGATTCCTCAGATCCATTTATTGATGTTGATGTGGAGTTTGTTGACGGTGGTGATTTTGAGGTTTCAGGAGAAGACGGTGCTAGTGACGGCTTGCTATCTGAAGAACTTTCAGTGGGTTGAGATTCAGGAGGAGAATTTTTAGGTGAAGATTGTGATGGTTCATGAGTAGGGCTACTGGGAGATGGCGGTCATTGTTGGGTAGGAGGGGTATGAGACGGTGGTGGTTTTTGCGTTGGAAGTGGTTGTGGTGGCGATTGCGGTGTAGTACTTGGAGGTGATTCTTGCTTGGGAGGAGTAGGAGGTGAGCCAGATGATGATTGCGGAGATGGCGAGGGTGAACTTTTTGGTGGTTGTTTTGGTGGTGAATTTGTTCTTTCTGCTGGTGATGGTGGTGGTGGTGAAAGTTTTTCTCCTAGTGGTGGCGGTGGTGAATGTTTTTCTCCTAGTGGTGGCGGTGGTGAATGTTTTTCTTCTTGTGGTGGCGGTGGTGACGTTTTAGGTGGCTCTACTTTTGGTGATTGTTTGTTTGATGGCGGTGAATCATCATTGGGCTTTGACAATTTATTGCTTTTGTAGGCATCACTAGAGCTTGCATTGTGTTTAGACGACGGAGAATAAATTGTGAACGAAGTATCATTCGTCCTTGTCGTCTCCTTGGTGTCCGACATTCTCCAATTCCCTTGTAATCCTTAACTTTTATGGTTTAAATCTTCTTATGTTTGTTCCTACAAGATTTTCCCAGATATAGAGCCatacaaaaacatgaaaatcctTGTCTGGTGATCCAAGCTCAAAAAATTCCAAGCTTTTGTTTCCTAAATCCTTGATCCAATGTAAGAAAGCCCTTTTTTCAACACATTGGAATAATAAAAAGTAAGAAAAGGCAGTGAAAAAGAAGGTTTTCAAAGGTGCAAGAAGGAAAATAGAATGAAAATGGCGGGGAGAATCCATGAAAGAAAAACCACTAGAAATTCTCCACTATTATTATTAATAGTTTTCAGACACAATGGTTTTCTTTTATCCTAACCATCTCTTCCTTGAGTCTTGGATAACCGCACAACTCCACGttaatctaataataataattgtagaaatctaattttGTCCCTTGACTTGGGCTTAAAATTATCAAAGGTCTCCTCATCATTGTTTCCATTTTTGTTataactttatttttaaatttggaatTAAAATAGAGACTAGATTGAATTCTTATGTCTTCAATTTAAagatttaaaattgaattaagttgcttgaaattaattttaaattatttctaatttaatttatttttgaaattttagcatGAGAGATATCCActtatgtttatttttaaaataataataatatcaaatttttgttttaaataaaactaaaattaatttttagaaaatcagttttaaataaaaataaggcttttttttttatctaaataatacaagaaacAAAATTATCTATGAAAATGCTATTCTACCACCATTATTTACGAAAATGGTATGGTGAGGGCGGTGAATAGGCATCACCACCCTTGTCTCTGACACCAATCATTGAT is part of the Gossypium arboreum isolate Shixiya-1 chromosome 5, ASM2569848v2, whole genome shotgun sequence genome and harbors:
- the LOC108451163 gene encoding uncharacterized protein LOC108451163 — its product is MVRCLLLVLSELLLEDPPTGLEGLMGELGEGGTTAVLGEKAGIDSSDPFIDVDVEFVDGGDFEVSGEDGASDGLLSEELSVVLGGDSCLGGVGGEPDDDCGDGEGELFGGCFGGEFVLSAGDGGGGESFSPSGGGGECFSPSGGGGECFSSCGGGGDVLGGSTFGDCLFDGGESSLGFDNLLLL